In one Brassica oleracea var. oleracea cultivar TO1000 chromosome C9, BOL, whole genome shotgun sequence genomic region, the following are encoded:
- the LOC106315265 gene encoding uncharacterized protein LOC106315265: MYRNRVCVPNDELREIEPAMVQETVEQVEMLKVRLKEAHDRQKSYADKRHKDLEFQVGDLVYLKMRTFQGGSKTRKLKKLKPRYMGPYPILERIGAVAYRLDLSEELSDFHDVFHVSVLRKVVREPELILQQPPSDLDRNLCAPCQPVELLDRQVRADNGIMTMLVKVRWERNGILEETWESEPHMRIDYPELFRDDVGQEEKSREEKGREKKRGGGEKKDLERLRSSPEFVIASAPRDKVELATTVNRSPSSCSSRRDEAVDTKHASNGARTKPYAPPENRPSRARETHAPPPEIVATAAPPPDHRPPPQLRRGWWMFSSPVCCCSFVSHMA, encoded by the exons ATGTATCGGAACAGGGTTTGTGTGCCTAATGACGAGTTGCGTGAGATAGAACCAGCTATGGTTCAAGAGACGGTAGAGCAAGTTGAGATGCTGAAGGTTCGGCTTAAGGAAGCCCATGACCGTCAGAAGAGTTATGCAGATAAGCGGCATAAGGATTTGGAGTTCCAGGTTGGCGACCTTGTATACCTGAAAATGAGGACATTTCAGGGAGGATCTAAGACTCGGAAGCTGAAGAAGCTTAAACCGAGATATATGGGACCATACCCGATTTTGGAGCGAATTGGAGCAGTTGCTTACCGATTGGATTTATCGGAAGAGTTATCAGACTTCCATGACGTGTTTCATGTTTCGGTTTTAAGGAAAGTCGTGAGAGAACCAGAGCTCATTTTGCAACAGCCGCCCAGTGACCTTGATAGAAATTTGTGTGCGCCGTGTCAGCCAGTGGAGTTATTGGATCGCCAAGTGAGAGCAGATAATGGTATTATGACCATGTTGGTCAAAGTTCGTTGGGAGAGAAACGGGATTCTGGAGGAGACCTGGGAGTCTGAGCCGCACATGAGGATTGATTATCCAGAACTTTTTCGGGATGATGTTGGGCA AGAAGAGAAGAGTAGAGAAGAGAAGGGAAGAGAAAAGAAGAGAGGGGGAGGTGAGAAGAAGGATTTGGAGAGGTTGAGGTCGTCACCGGAGTTCGTTATAGCCTCTGCACCCCGTGACAAAGTTGAGCTCGCCACCACCGTTAATCGCAG CCCATCATCGTGTTCCTCTCGTCGAGACGAAGCCGTAGACACCAAGCACGCCTCAAACGGAGCCCGGACGAAGCCGTACGCGCCTCCAGAAAACCGCCCTTCGCGCGCGCGTGAAACGCACGCGCCGCCGCCGGAAATCGTCGCCACCGCAGCTCCGCCGCCGGACCACCGTCCGCCGCCGCAGCTCCGCC GCGGTTGGTGGATGTTCTCATCTCCAGTTTGTTGTTGTTCATTCGTCAGTCATATGGCATGA
- the LOC106315267 gene encoding uncharacterized protein LOC106315267: MTREEKSREEKGREKKRGRGEKKDLERLRSSPEFVIASAPRDRVELATTVNRSPSSCSSRRDEAVDTKHASNGARTKPYAPPENRPSRARETHAPPPEIVATAAPPPDHRPPPQLRRRRRPTFR; this comes from the exons ATGACG AGAGAAGAGAAGAGTAGAGAAGAGAAGGGAAGAGAAAAGAAGAGAGGGAGAGGTGAGAAGAAGGATTTGGAGAGGTTGAGGTCGTCACCGGAGTTCGTTATAGCCTCTGCACCCCGTGACCGTGTTGAGCTCGCCACCACCGTTAATCGCAG CCCATCATCGTGTTCCTCTCGTCGAGACGAAGCCGTAGACACCAAGCACGCCTCAAACGGAGCCCGGACGAAGCCGTACGCGCCTCCAGAAAACCGCCCTTCGCGCGCGCGTGAAACGCACGCGCCGCCGCCGGAAATCGTCGCCACCGCAGCTCCGCCGCCGGACCACCGTCCGCCGCCGCAGCTCCGCCGTCGCCGCCGGCCAACTTTCCGGTAA
- the LOC106315268 gene encoding uncharacterized protein LOC106315268, producing the protein MRDMHTNKQTGEVQDPVARELLATLSKLKEDKEAQLQQSQLSANDGSTASNMLSREEINQLVLENVPIKKGRRYGIGRTSEAISTSSSQHSVSSSSILQYIDRMKTELDEERTKRRAIEEELRRVTVFISNLCPEQFSATQTQPDSATQSPDDRCF; encoded by the exons ATGAGGGATATGCACACCAATAAACAAACCGGTGAGGTTCAAGATCCTGTTGCGAGAGAGCTGTTGGCAACTCTGAGTAAGCTGAAGGAGGACAAAGAAGCACAACTTCAGCAGTCTCAGTTGTCTGCGAATGATGGATCTACGGCTTCTAACATGCTGTCCCGCGAAGAGATCAACCAACTGGTTCTCGAG AATGTTCCTATTAAGAAGGGTCGTCGGTATGGTATCGGTCGTACCTCCGAAGCTATCTCAACCTCATCATCTCAGCACTCAGTTTCTTCCTCAAGTATTCTTCAGTACATCGATCGGATGAAGACGGAGCTTGATGAAGAGCGGACAAAACGTCGAGCTATTGAGGAAGAGCTTCGTCGCGTGACCGTTTTCATTTCCAACCTTTGCCCCGAGCAGTTCTCTGCAACTCAAACCCAGCCGGACTCTGCAACCCAAAGCCCCGACGATCGATGTTTCTAA
- the LOC106313976 gene encoding mitochondrial fission 1 protein B, with the protein MDATIGKVFDSVSTFFAGVASGSSDEFPLCDTDIISGCEKELAEAQKGQDEGFKKESIMRLSWALVHSKMPADIQRGIAMLEGSVVSDTSPMTLREKLYLLAIGYYRSGDFSRSRGYIERCLEVEPEWRQAQTLKTAIEDRIVKDGVIGVGIAVTAVGIVAGIAAALVRRG; encoded by the exons ATGGACGCGACGATAGGAAAGGTTTTCGATTCCGTCTCTACCTTCTTCGCCGGCGTTGCTTCCGGCTCCTCCGATGAGTTCCCCTTGTGCGACACCGACATCATCTCG GGATGTGAGAAAGAGCTTGCAGAGGCTCAGAAAGGCCAAGACGAAGGGTTTAAGAAGGAATCCATCATGCGGCTATCGTGGGCTCTTGTTCATTCGAAGATGCCTGCGGATATTCAGCGTGGGATAGCAATGCTTGAAG GTTCGGTGGTTAGTGATACAAGTCCAATGACACTAAGGGAGAAGCTATATCTCCTTGCTATTGGATACTATCGAAGCGGTGACTTTTCAAGAAGCAGGGGTTATATAGAACGGTGTTTGGAG GTTGAACCAGAGTGGAGACAGGCTCAGACGCTAAAAACGGCTATAGAGGATCGTATTGTGAAAG ATGGTGTTATTGGCGTTGGAATCGCTGTTACTGCTGTTGGGATTGTTGCTGGTATTGCTGCAGCATTGGTACGCAGAGGCTGA
- the LOC106313977 gene encoding annexin D8: MATIVSPPHFSPVEDAENIKKACQGFGTDEKAIISILGHRNLFQRKLIRQAYQEIYHEDLIHQLKSELSGDFEKAICLWVLDPPERDALLANLALQKPVPDSKVLIEIACMRSPEDLLATRRAYRCLYKRSLEEDLASRTTGDIRKLLVATASAYKYDGEEFDETLAHSEAAILHDEILGKAVDHEETIRVISTRSGVQLCAIFNRYKDIYGRSITKDMLSHPTNEYLSALRAAIRCIKNPNRYYAKVLRNAINTAGTDEDALTRVIVTRAEKDLKKITELYHKRNNESLDQAIAKETSRDYKAFLLALLGHGGI, encoded by the exons ATGGCCACCATTGTTTCTCCTCCACATTTCTCCCCTGTTGAAGATGCTGAAAACATCAAGAAGGCTTGCCAAG GATTTGGAACCGATGAAAAGGCCATCATCTCGATCCTTGGACACCGGAACTTGTTCCAGAGGAAACTCATAAGACAAGCTTACCAGGAGATATACCATGAGGATCTCATTCACCAGCTCAAATCTGAGCTCTCTGGCGACTTTGAG AAAGCTATCTGCTTGTGGGTTTTGGATCCTCCAGAGAGAGATGCTCTCTTGGCCAACTTGGCTCTTCAAAAGCCTGTTCCTGACAGCAAGGTCCTCATCGAGATTGCTTGCATGAGATCCCCTGAAGATCTACTAGCTACCAGGCGTGCTTACCGTTGCCTCTACAAGCGTTCTCTCGAGGAAGACTTGGCCTCCCGTACTACCGGTGACATCAGGAAG CTCTTGGTTGCAACGGCGTCTGCTTATAAGTATGATGGGGAAGAATTTGATGAGACTCTAGCGCATTCAGAGGCTGCGATTCTTCATGATGAAATCCTCGGTAAAGCTGTTGATCATGAAGAAACGATTAGGGTGATAAGTACAAGGAGCGGTGTGCAGCTCTGTGCAATCTTCAACCGCTACAAGGATATCTACGGTAGATCGATCACTAAG GATATGCTCAGCCACCCTACGAATGAGTACCTGAGTGCACTGCGTGCAGCAATCAGGTGCATCAAAAACCCTAACCGGTACTACGCAAAG GTTTTGCGCAATGCAATCAACACAGCAGGGACTGACGAAGATGCTCTGACCCGTGTGATTGTCACACGGGCAGAGAAGGACCTGAAGAAGATCACTGAGCTGTATCACAAGAGGAACAATGAGAGTCTCGATCAAGCCATAGCAAAAGAGACATCAAGGGACTACAAGGCTTTTCTTCTAGCCTTGCTAGGACACGGAGGAATCTAG